The Nitrospira sp. genome contains a region encoding:
- a CDS encoding DUF2490 domain-containing protein, whose amino-acid sequence MYQAPHHRTRKFTDIIKVSVFAWSLLLSAESFAQTPSTFNQDLRLWTPTFLTVKLPSSFIAYMEVNPRFADLDDSGKIDQLLLRPALGYQLTENVSIWQGYAWVGNFNQRHTPPQSSFFEENRIYQQINYTSKFDSFKILSRFRLEERWIEHADGTALRFRMMVRGMYPLPVAPKWALVTYDEIFVNLNTVGTIQGKGPASGFDQNRFFVGLNRTFGKHFNMDVGYQNQLLNSRSIPNLANQMNHAILLNFYINL is encoded by the coding sequence ATGTATCAGGCCCCACATCACCGAACACGTAAGTTCACGGACATCATCAAGGTCTCGGTTTTCGCCTGGAGTCTACTTTTGAGCGCGGAATCCTTTGCCCAGACGCCTTCAACATTCAACCAGGACCTTCGCCTGTGGACACCGACTTTCCTTACCGTGAAGCTTCCCTCGTCTTTCATCGCCTACATGGAAGTCAACCCGCGCTTCGCCGATCTGGACGATTCCGGCAAGATCGATCAGTTGCTCCTCCGCCCCGCCCTGGGCTATCAACTGACGGAAAATGTCTCCATCTGGCAAGGGTATGCCTGGGTCGGCAACTTTAATCAGAGGCATACACCACCTCAATCGTCCTTCTTCGAAGAAAACCGGATCTATCAACAGATCAATTACACGAGCAAATTCGACTCGTTCAAGATTCTGAGCCGTTTTCGCCTTGAGGAACGTTGGATCGAACATGCAGACGGTACTGCGCTGCGGTTCCGTATGATGGTGCGGGGAATGTATCCCTTGCCCGTAGCTCCGAAATGGGCGCTAGTGACTTACGATGAAATCTTTGTCAACCTCAACACGGTCGGTACGATTCAAGGAAAAGGACCAGCGTCTGGATTCGACCAGAACCGGTTCTTTGTGGGCCTCAACCGGACGTTTGGGAAACATTTCAATATGGACGTTGGGTACCAAAATCAGCTTCTCAATAGCAGGTCGATTCCCAATCTCGCAAACCAGATGAATCACGCCATCTTATTGAATTTTTACATCAATCTATAG
- a CDS encoding DUF4118 domain-containing protein produces MPSQTEDKVENEGMGRALGRALLPKATADMIGIDPEHPPRREDRGWIPTGSQLSKQYGLAFGTTLLAFLLRWSLDSYLGDDRLAYAAFLIAIAVTTWYGGIGPSLVAFALGGLLANWVFIHPRYTLSLGDLEDQAGVAVYLTVSFAMVGFAQTWRWAWRKTEEMTQELRMEIDRHRQTEERTTPVGLTESTPTSHSERTL; encoded by the coding sequence ATGCCCTCCCAGACCGAAGACAAAGTGGAGAACGAAGGAATGGGACGCGCTCTTGGGAGGGCATTGTTACCCAAGGCTACGGCAGACATGATAGGTATAGATCCAGAACACCCGCCGCGTCGGGAAGACAGGGGATGGATCCCAACCGGCTCACAATTGAGTAAACAGTATGGTCTAGCTTTCGGGACTACACTCCTCGCCTTCCTCCTGCGCTGGTCCCTTGATTCTTACCTTGGCGACGATAGACTTGCCTATGCTGCATTCCTCATCGCCATTGCGGTTACCACGTGGTATGGCGGGATAGGCCCTTCTTTGGTGGCGTTTGCCTTAGGTGGGTTGCTTGCCAATTGGGTTTTCATTCACCCGCGGTATACACTTAGCCTTGGAGACCTGGAAGATCAAGCCGGCGTTGCCGTTTACTTGACCGTCAGTTTCGCGATGGTCGGGTTTGCACAAACTTGGCGGTGGGCATGGAGAAAAACGGAGGAAATGACACAAGAGCTACGAATGGAGATAGACCGCCATAGACAGACTGAAGAAAGGACCACGCCTGTCGGCTTAACGGAAAGCACACCGACTTCACACTCCGAGCGGACGCTGTAG
- a CDS encoding sigma-54-dependent Fis family transcriptional regulator: MHTVVFVVDDEQVIRTAIVRRLIRLGHFATGYESGEVLLQELEHKLPELVLLDLKMPGISGLDALKHVRQLAPSAIVIMLTAYGTVHDAVEAMKLGAYDFLVKTVDLEGVEAVVSRAIEVLKLRRRLESEVSGQTNQYHLSNVEAHSRVMKQLLEQVREVAENPKPTVMLLGETGTGKEFLARVIHHNGPRASGPFVGVNCTAIPKDLFESELFGYERGAFTGANQRKLGLLEKAEGGTLFLDEIGDLDLSTQAKLLRVIQERSFRRLGGTDDLGVDFRLITATNREIKKEVERGAFREDLYFRLNVVAFEIPPLRKRFEDILPLCRKTIVRFAQEFGKPVPEMDAETREMLERYQYPGNIRELENTLERAMIFCSGQTLTANYLPRELHEHVGQTTMSVSQGSEHLIRIEMQVGKHTLERIEESIIEEVLRLADYNKSLAAKQLGLTRFSLDRRLKKLTDSPR; this comes from the coding sequence ATGCACACAGTTGTTTTTGTGGTCGACGACGAACAAGTTATTCGAACGGCCATCGTCAGGAGGCTGATCAGACTGGGACATTTCGCCACCGGATATGAATCCGGTGAGGTGTTGTTGCAAGAGCTTGAGCACAAGCTTCCCGAACTTGTGCTGCTCGATCTGAAAATGCCCGGCATCAGCGGCCTTGATGCGCTCAAACACGTGCGTCAACTGGCTCCCTCCGCCATCGTCATCATGCTGACCGCGTATGGGACGGTACACGACGCGGTGGAAGCCATGAAATTGGGGGCGTACGATTTCCTGGTCAAAACGGTCGATCTTGAGGGAGTCGAAGCCGTTGTCTCCCGTGCGATCGAGGTCCTGAAGCTCCGCCGCCGTCTGGAATCGGAAGTAAGTGGACAAACCAACCAGTACCATTTGAGCAACGTCGAAGCGCACAGCCGCGTGATGAAACAATTGCTCGAACAAGTACGGGAAGTGGCGGAGAATCCAAAACCTACGGTGATGCTGCTGGGAGAAACCGGAACAGGGAAAGAATTCCTCGCACGGGTTATCCATCATAATGGCCCAAGGGCGTCTGGGCCATTTGTGGGGGTCAACTGCACCGCGATTCCCAAGGATCTCTTTGAGAGCGAATTATTCGGGTATGAGCGAGGAGCCTTTACCGGCGCCAATCAACGCAAGCTCGGTCTGCTCGAAAAGGCGGAAGGCGGCACGCTGTTTCTTGATGAGATTGGTGATCTCGATCTTTCGACGCAGGCCAAGTTACTGCGCGTGATTCAGGAGCGCTCATTCAGGCGGCTCGGGGGAACCGACGATCTCGGGGTGGATTTTCGCCTCATCACGGCGACGAATCGGGAAATCAAGAAGGAGGTGGAACGAGGAGCCTTTCGAGAAGATCTCTATTTTCGTCTCAATGTCGTAGCATTTGAGATTCCTCCCCTTCGCAAGAGATTCGAAGATATTCTTCCCCTCTGCCGGAAGACGATCGTGCGGTTTGCGCAGGAATTCGGGAAACCAGTCCCTGAAATGGACGCAGAAACTCGCGAAATGCTCGAGCGATATCAATATCCGGGGAATATTCGGGAGCTGGAAAACACCCTCGAACGAGCGATGATTTTCTGTTCGGGCCAAACATTGACCGCTAATTATCTACCGCGGGAACTCCATGAACATGTCGGGCAAACCACCATGTCGGTTTCCCAAGGCTCTGAACATCTGATTCGCATTGAGATGCAAGTCGGAAAGCACACTCTGGAGCGAATCGAAGAATCCATCATCGAAGAAGTCCTACGACTGGCGGACTACAACAAGAGCTTGGCCGCTAAGCAGCTTGGCCTCACCCGATTTTCGTTGGACCGGCGTTTGAAAAAGCTCACGGACTCACCAAGGTGA
- a CDS encoding CHASE3 domain-containing protein yields MQERFPQKFLDDLPILPKLLLIPTIPFISLMIFSVMTYLDVQNFIQDEERLTRLYVLQKTAAQYMRSVADLETAFLGYVISENNRYLARFQEGRKNVLEMDRQLETQHPQQHEQFEDIRALVEKSFLEKEALLQAIQLGNRSDAVKYVRDGRSREIMVEVRKWMAWFDREQDRMQQLELSRLSYDRAWTRFLILGGGLVTLCLVIFALALIARSIATPVTALSKVVGSTAGQAIPSIPVLDRKDEIGVLTAVMKKMSLQIRKDLEEVQQSEATLKRLNAHLSASEAKYRGLVDHAPLGIFMTKGVRVTFSNRYNQQLAGLDPESDVDPETFRQRVHPEDRDRVLTTFSEAVAAGRPCELIFRLLHDDGSIRTVLSQRVPIMDLESPDVVYVGFNIDITTLDNLQLRLRRAEKLATLGQVAAGIAHELRNPLVGIGSTAKVLLDDFESGDPKSKEVEVILSETRRLDRIVNQIVDYARPRRLAPTRIDLNRLAGEVSKLLKSRLEDKHLTIKISISPMISEFTADRDLLRQVLLNIIDNAIDATPKAGAPIEITGHELFREERPGLVIQVKDDGVGISPELLPNVFQPFVTSGKKHGTGLGLAICQNIVESHEGDIYVTSEVGKGTIVGIWLPLEQETALERH; encoded by the coding sequence ATGCAGGAACGCTTTCCTCAGAAGTTCTTGGATGATCTCCCGATCCTTCCCAAGCTCCTTCTCATTCCAACCATTCCCTTCATCTCTCTCATGATCTTCAGCGTGATGACCTATCTGGATGTCCAGAATTTTATACAGGATGAAGAACGCCTGACACGTCTCTATGTTCTTCAAAAGACGGCGGCCCAATACATGCGCTCGGTCGCTGATTTGGAAACGGCATTTCTGGGCTATGTCATCTCTGAGAACAACCGATATCTGGCGCGGTTTCAGGAGGGGCGAAAAAACGTCCTGGAAATGGACCGGCAACTGGAAACCCAACACCCCCAGCAACATGAACAATTCGAAGACATTCGCGCCCTGGTGGAGAAGTCATTTTTGGAGAAAGAAGCACTGCTCCAAGCCATCCAGCTGGGAAATCGGTCCGATGCCGTCAAGTATGTTCGAGATGGACGAAGTCGGGAGATCATGGTTGAGGTTCGGAAATGGATGGCATGGTTTGATCGGGAGCAAGATCGCATGCAGCAACTGGAGCTATCGCGACTGAGCTACGATCGAGCGTGGACACGCTTCCTTATTCTTGGAGGCGGGTTGGTGACCCTCTGCCTCGTCATCTTCGCGTTGGCACTCATTGCGCGTTCAATTGCAACTCCGGTCACCGCCTTGTCTAAGGTCGTAGGTTCGACGGCCGGTCAGGCGATTCCCTCCATTCCGGTCCTTGACCGGAAAGATGAAATCGGGGTGCTGACCGCCGTGATGAAAAAAATGAGCCTGCAGATCCGTAAAGATCTCGAAGAAGTCCAGCAGTCCGAAGCGACCCTCAAGAGGTTGAATGCGCACTTGTCGGCTTCCGAGGCGAAATATCGAGGTCTCGTGGATCACGCGCCACTCGGTATCTTTATGACGAAAGGAGTAAGGGTCACGTTCAGCAATCGGTACAATCAGCAGTTGGCGGGACTGGATCCCGAATCGGATGTTGATCCCGAAACATTCCGGCAACGGGTGCATCCTGAAGATCGTGACCGTGTGCTCACGACATTTTCAGAAGCCGTTGCTGCAGGCCGGCCCTGCGAACTGATTTTCCGATTACTCCATGATGACGGCAGTATCCGGACGGTCTTAAGTCAACGTGTGCCGATCATGGATTTAGAGAGTCCCGATGTGGTCTATGTGGGATTTAATATCGACATTACCACCTTGGACAATCTGCAATTACGGTTAAGGCGGGCAGAAAAGTTGGCGACGTTGGGACAAGTTGCGGCGGGCATCGCTCATGAGCTCAGAAATCCGCTGGTGGGCATCGGTTCGACGGCAAAGGTCCTGTTGGACGACTTCGAATCCGGTGATCCAAAGAGCAAAGAGGTCGAAGTGATCTTATCGGAGACTCGGCGGTTGGATCGAATCGTTAATCAGATCGTGGACTATGCGCGGCCACGACGACTTGCGCCCACACGAATCGATCTCAACCGGCTCGCCGGTGAGGTGTCCAAATTGTTGAAGTCCCGGTTGGAGGATAAGCACCTCACGATCAAAATCAGTATTTCACCCATGATCAGCGAGTTCACCGCCGATCGAGACCTTCTGAGACAAGTGCTGTTGAATATTATAGACAACGCAATTGATGCCACACCGAAGGCTGGCGCTCCTATCGAGATCACGGGACATGAATTGTTCAGAGAGGAGAGGCCCGGTTTGGTGATTCAAGTCAAAGACGACGGTGTCGGCATTTCGCCGGAACTGCTCCCGAATGTGTTTCAACCGTTCGTGACGTCCGGGAAAAAGCATGGGACCGGATTAGGCTTGGCTATCTGTCAGAATATCGTCGAAAGCCACGAGGGGGACATCTACGTGACGAGCGAAGTTGGAAAGGGCACCATTGTCGGCATCTGGTTGCCGTTGGAACAAGAAACTGCACTGGAAAGGCATTGA